From Aquisalimonas asiatica, the proteins below share one genomic window:
- a CDS encoding sigma-54-dependent Fis family transcriptional regulator, with protein sequence MTTDSELPGESLVLLETAQLLGRSLQPEATVPAVLRLLSELVGLNRGRVVLPDDDGQHLRIRYSYGLRPHERDRGVYRLGEGITGDVMRTGRVCVVQDVDAEPQHLFRAVDRATLPDETVSFIAVPILVDAMPIGVLGCHRLRARSRGFQADIQLLRIVAAMLGQTLRIRSLMDQRTAWLEDQNEALREALARQQQYQGILGDSPQLRSVLDEAGRVADNDVTVMLLGESGTGKERFARYIHEQGPRAPGPFICINCSAIPATLLEAEIFGHERGAFTGAVRNRPGKAELADGGTLFLDEIGDMDVDLQAKLLRLIQERKVQRVGGDRDISVDIRIITATHRNLQEAVNLGQFRLDLFYRLNVVPIRLPPLRERTGDVVQLARHFLDDFNARHHRDVTLGPGVLARLQSYPWPGNIRQLENLMERAVITARGTTITAAEIEHILNDESAVSGPVHVPPDAATARQQNVGGDAEPADSAVFGRPYQRVDPAEADQLRSALARSRGNKTRAAQMLGLSVRQFRYRLTKLGLD encoded by the coding sequence ATGACGACCGATAGCGAGCTTCCCGGCGAGTCGCTGGTTCTGCTGGAAACGGCTCAGTTGCTGGGCCGTTCCCTGCAGCCCGAAGCCACGGTCCCCGCCGTGCTGCGCCTGCTCTCGGAGCTGGTCGGCCTGAACCGGGGCCGCGTGGTGCTGCCCGACGACGACGGTCAGCACCTGCGTATCCGCTACTCATACGGCTTGCGCCCGCATGAGCGCGACCGGGGCGTGTATCGCCTCGGCGAGGGGATTACCGGTGACGTGATGCGCACCGGCCGGGTCTGCGTGGTTCAGGATGTGGATGCGGAGCCGCAGCACCTCTTCCGGGCGGTGGACCGGGCAACGCTGCCGGACGAGACGGTATCGTTCATCGCCGTGCCGATCCTGGTGGATGCCATGCCCATCGGCGTGCTGGGGTGCCACCGGCTGCGCGCGCGGTCGCGCGGATTTCAGGCCGATATCCAGTTGCTGCGGATTGTGGCCGCAATGCTTGGCCAGACCCTGCGCATCCGGTCGCTGATGGATCAGCGCACGGCGTGGCTCGAGGATCAGAATGAGGCCCTGCGCGAAGCGCTTGCCAGACAACAGCAGTATCAGGGCATTCTCGGAGACAGCCCGCAGTTGCGTTCCGTGCTCGACGAGGCAGGCCGTGTGGCAGACAACGATGTCACTGTCATGCTGCTCGGGGAGTCGGGGACGGGCAAGGAGCGGTTTGCCCGCTATATCCACGAGCAGGGCCCGCGGGCGCCGGGACCCTTTATCTGCATCAACTGCAGCGCCATTCCCGCGACCCTGCTGGAGGCCGAGATCTTCGGCCATGAGCGCGGCGCCTTCACGGGTGCCGTGCGGAACCGCCCCGGCAAGGCGGAGCTGGCCGATGGCGGGACGCTGTTCCTGGATGAGATCGGCGATATGGATGTGGACCTGCAGGCAAAGCTGCTGCGCCTGATCCAGGAGCGCAAGGTGCAGCGGGTCGGCGGAGATCGCGACATTTCCGTGGACATCCGCATCATCACGGCAACCCATCGCAATCTCCAGGAAGCCGTGAATCTCGGGCAGTTTCGCCTGGATCTGTTCTATCGTCTCAACGTGGTACCGATTCGCCTGCCCCCGTTGCGGGAGCGGACCGGTGACGTCGTGCAGCTCGCCAGGCATTTTCTCGACGACTTCAATGCCAGGCATCACCGCGATGTCACCCTCGGTCCGGGCGTTCTGGCGCGGCTGCAGAGCTATCCATGGCCCGGGAACATCCGGCAGCTCGAGAATCTCATGGAGCGGGCGGTGATCACTGCGCGCGGTACCACGATCACCGCGGCGGAAATCGAACACATCCTGAACGACGAGTCCGCGGTCAGCGGGCCCGTGCACGTCCCTCCGGATGCCGCTACGGCACGGCAGCAGAACGTTGGGGGTGATGCGGAACCTGCAGACTCAGCGGTGTTCGGCCGGCCTTATCAACGGGTGGACCCTGCGGAGGCCGACCAGCTCCGCTCGGCTCTTGCGCGAAGCCGTGGCAACAAGACCCGGGCCGCGCAGATGCTCGGCTTGAGTGTACGACAGTTCCGTTACCGCCTGACGAAACTGGGCCTGGACTGA
- a CDS encoding YciI family protein, which yields MRYMIIVKGDDRIESGDMPDPDGVNAMAEFHEELERAGVLVDASGLRPSSDGFRVRYGGSDRSVVDGPFAETKELVAGYTIIRVGSRQEAVDWALRFPNPRGEGQAAEIEVRRMFELDDFEPSEGVERFRKLGVGGE from the coding sequence ATGCGCTACATGATCATCGTGAAAGGGGACGACCGGATCGAGTCGGGGGATATGCCCGATCCGGACGGAGTCAACGCCATGGCCGAGTTCCACGAGGAGCTGGAACGCGCCGGGGTGCTGGTGGATGCGTCCGGCCTGCGGCCGTCATCCGACGGGTTCCGCGTGCGTTACGGGGGCAGCGACCGCAGCGTCGTGGATGGCCCGTTCGCCGAGACCAAAGAGCTGGTTGCAGGCTACACCATCATCCGCGTCGGCTCTCGCCAGGAGGCCGTGGACTGGGCCCTGCGTTTCCCCAATCCCCGCGGCGAAGGGCAGGCGGCGGAAATCGAGGTGCGCCGCATGTTCGAGCTGGACGACTTCGAGCCCTCCGAGGGTGTGGAGCGGTTCCGGAAGCTGGGAGTGGGCGGGGAGTGA
- a CDS encoding arylamine N-acetyltransferase family protein produces the protein MPAAALPDLPDLSARWETDALDLDAYLRRIQYDGPRVPSLAVLRELQRAHLQAIPFENLDVMAGIEVRLDMDSLQDKLVRRGRGGYCHEHNILFATVLSRLGFEVAGRNARILMGDDERRLTPLGHTMLAVFVEGRAWHVDVGVGNIGPREPMPLEDGVQVDHDGWRYRIDRGPGGRWVLRHLRDDGWFNVYQFTDETYYRVDYGEQNFLVMYHPDSPFHKQIIVQYNGAESRYALTGRQLKTWRPGRDVEQREISDSAFPSVLEQVFGLEIDSAQLGALLKRLDEPENPKSQGEGDHGPTDERDHAGSQ, from the coding sequence ATGCCCGCCGCCGCACTGCCCGACTTGCCTGATCTGTCCGCCCGCTGGGAGACGGACGCCCTGGACCTGGACGCCTACCTGCGGCGTATCCAGTACGACGGGCCTCGTGTCCCGAGCCTCGCGGTGTTGCGCGAACTCCAGCGGGCGCACCTGCAGGCCATCCCCTTCGAGAACCTGGATGTGATGGCCGGTATCGAGGTCCGCCTGGACATGGATAGCCTGCAGGACAAGCTCGTCCGGCGCGGCCGGGGAGGTTACTGCCACGAGCACAACATCCTGTTCGCCACGGTGCTCTCTCGCCTCGGGTTCGAGGTGGCGGGGCGCAATGCGCGGATACTGATGGGGGATGACGAACGCCGGTTGACCCCCCTGGGCCATACCATGCTGGCCGTGTTCGTGGAGGGCAGGGCGTGGCACGTGGATGTCGGCGTAGGGAACATCGGGCCCCGGGAGCCGATGCCGCTCGAAGACGGCGTGCAGGTGGATCACGATGGCTGGCGCTATCGGATTGACCGGGGACCGGGCGGGCGCTGGGTGCTGCGCCACCTCCGCGATGACGGATGGTTCAATGTGTACCAGTTCACGGACGAGACCTACTACCGGGTGGATTACGGGGAGCAGAACTTTCTGGTCATGTATCACCCGGATTCGCCCTTCCATAAGCAGATCATCGTGCAGTACAACGGCGCAGAGAGCCGTTATGCTCTCACCGGGAGGCAGCTGAAGACGTGGCGGCCGGGCAGGGACGTCGAGCAGCGCGAGATCAGCGATTCGGCGTTCCCGAGCGTCCTTGAGCAGGTGTTCGGCCTGGAGATCGACAGTGCTCAGCTTGGTGCGTTGCTCAAGCGCCTCGACGAACCAGAGAACCCGAAATCACAGGGAGAAGGAGACCATGGACCAACGGATGAGCGTGATCACGCTGGGAGTCAGTGA
- a CDS encoding VOC family protein, with protein sequence MDQRMSVITLGVSDLAQAQAFYETGLGWTLGAAEEDIRFFELNGLILALYPREALAADAGVPAEGSGFSGVALAYNARSRDEVDRVLALAEGAGGRLVKAAQEVFWGGYSGYMADPDGHLWEVAHNPFWSIDGQGNVSLTPPASES encoded by the coding sequence ATGGACCAACGGATGAGCGTGATCACGCTGGGAGTCAGTGATCTGGCGCAGGCGCAGGCGTTCTACGAAACCGGCCTCGGCTGGACGCTGGGGGCGGCGGAAGAGGATATCCGGTTCTTCGAGCTCAACGGCCTGATCCTCGCGCTGTACCCGCGCGAGGCGCTTGCCGCCGATGCCGGCGTGCCCGCCGAGGGCTCCGGGTTCTCCGGAGTCGCGCTGGCCTACAACGCCCGCAGCCGCGACGAGGTGGACCGGGTGCTTGCTCTGGCAGAAGGCGCCGGCGGCCGGCTGGTCAAGGCCGCGCAGGAGGTGTTCTGGGGCGGCTATTCAGGCTACATGGCCGACCCCGACGGCCACCTCTGGGAGGTGGCACACAACCCGTTCTGGTCCATCGATGGCCAGGGGAATGTGTCACTGACGCCGCCGGCGAGCGAATCATGA
- a CDS encoding TetR/AcrR family transcriptional regulator, translating into MAKDTKERMIEATARLIQLRGLHGVSLSEILSESGAPRGSLYFHFPGGKESVVLAAMQATINEATEILDACLTEATDPAAGVRAFFEAAAAEMANTEYAFGCPVAPIILDAPGMDSELASACRAALDEWTAMYRNALVAAGAEHGRAERLALTIVASLEGALIMARGTRDASLIREVGDEMGMMVSQALTPPHH; encoded by the coding sequence ATGGCGAAAGACACGAAAGAGCGAATGATCGAGGCCACCGCCCGGCTGATCCAGTTGCGGGGCCTGCACGGGGTGAGCCTGAGCGAGATCCTCAGCGAGAGCGGTGCGCCGCGGGGATCGCTGTACTTTCATTTTCCCGGAGGGAAGGAGAGCGTTGTCCTCGCGGCCATGCAGGCCACCATCAACGAAGCCACCGAGATCCTCGACGCGTGCCTGACCGAGGCCACGGACCCGGCCGCCGGTGTCCGCGCCTTCTTCGAAGCGGCCGCCGCGGAGATGGCGAACACCGAGTACGCCTTCGGCTGCCCGGTCGCCCCGATCATCCTCGACGCGCCCGGCATGGATTCAGAGCTGGCATCCGCATGCCGGGCCGCCCTGGATGAATGGACGGCCATGTACCGCAACGCATTGGTCGCGGCAGGCGCCGAGCATGGCCGGGCCGAGCGGCTGGCCCTGACCATTGTGGCGAGCCTCGAGGGTGCGCTGATCATGGCCCGAGGCACCCGCGACGCCAGCCTCATTCGCGAGGTCGGCGACGAGATGGGGATGATGGTGAGTCAGGCGCTTACCCCGCCACACCACTAG
- a CDS encoding class I SAM-dependent methyltransferase has product MAVKPHHEGPARVWGLAGRDYDNISFGVGDALGHAVQRLNPGPGQDILDVATGTGWTARNVARLGARVTAVDIASGLLDAARELSGHAEPVITFRQADAEELPFADASFDGVISTFGVMFAADQRRAARELGRVCRPGGRLSLVVWEPGGSVQDFFGVIGEYDDAPPPDPSPLAWGDPAHVRDLLGDDFDLWFEPGVNHHYFDSVDDAWQWYARGFGPIKQVISQLSPDRQSAFKDAMDRYHAKFETDAGLHIRREYLVIIGRRT; this is encoded by the coding sequence ATGGCAGTGAAACCCCACCACGAGGGCCCGGCACGGGTCTGGGGTCTGGCCGGGCGTGACTACGACAACATCAGCTTCGGTGTCGGCGACGCGCTGGGTCATGCGGTTCAGCGGCTGAACCCGGGCCCCGGGCAGGACATTCTGGATGTGGCCACCGGCACCGGCTGGACGGCCCGCAACGTCGCGCGCCTGGGCGCGCGCGTGACTGCGGTGGACATCGCGTCCGGGTTGCTTGACGCGGCCCGGGAGCTGTCAGGTCATGCGGAGCCGGTCATTACGTTCCGGCAGGCCGACGCCGAGGAGCTACCCTTTGCCGACGCCAGTTTCGATGGAGTCATCTCGACCTTCGGAGTGATGTTTGCCGCCGACCAGCGGCGGGCGGCCCGGGAGCTGGGGCGGGTCTGTCGCCCGGGTGGCCGGCTCTCGCTCGTGGTCTGGGAGCCGGGAGGGTCCGTCCAGGACTTCTTCGGTGTGATCGGCGAGTACGATGACGCCCCGCCACCGGACCCTTCGCCGCTCGCCTGGGGCGATCCGGCCCATGTCCGCGATCTGCTCGGCGATGATTTCGATCTGTGGTTCGAGCCGGGGGTCAATCACCACTATTTCGACAGCGTCGACGATGCATGGCAGTGGTATGCCCGTGGGTTCGGTCCGATCAAGCAGGTGATCAGTCAGCTCTCTCCTGATCGGCAAAGTGCGTTCAAGGACGCCATGGACCGCTATCACGCCAAGTTCGAGACCGATGCAGGCCTGCATATTCGTCGGGAGTACCTGGTGATCATCGGTCGGCGGACTTAG
- a CDS encoding phosphoribosyltransferase translates to MTQRTTNPEETARPRRFLQEADLIEDAFRLGVQVYESGFRPNFIVGLWRGGSAVGIYVQECLQTLGVETDHIALRTSYQGMHDYDAMVASPDAKIRVHGTHYLLDNLNRDDRLLIVDDVFGTGHSVAAVLRRLNNQLKRNMPTDTRVATLYQRPSANQTGITPDYCQYQSEDWLVFPYEMNGLSRDDIDRHKPYLGAILDSVR, encoded by the coding sequence TTGACACAACGAACCACGAATCCCGAAGAAACCGCACGCCCCCGGCGCTTCCTGCAGGAGGCGGATCTCATTGAGGATGCCTTCCGGCTGGGCGTACAGGTCTACGAAAGCGGCTTCCGACCGAACTTCATCGTCGGCCTGTGGCGCGGCGGCAGCGCGGTGGGCATCTACGTGCAGGAGTGCTTGCAGACACTCGGGGTGGAGACGGACCACATCGCCCTGCGCACCTCGTACCAGGGCATGCACGACTACGACGCCATGGTGGCCTCGCCGGATGCAAAGATCCGCGTACACGGCACCCATTACCTGCTGGACAACCTCAACCGGGACGACCGCCTGCTGATCGTGGATGACGTCTTCGGCACGGGCCACAGCGTGGCTGCCGTGTTGCGACGGCTGAACAACCAGCTCAAGCGCAACATGCCCACGGATACGCGCGTCGCCACCCTGTACCAGCGCCCCAGCGCCAATCAGACCGGCATCACGCCGGATTACTGCCAGTATCAGTCGGAGGACTGGCTGGTGTTCCCCTACGAGATGAACGGCCTGAGCCGGGACGACATCGACCGGCACAAGCCGTACCTCGGGGCGATCCTCGACAGCGTTCGCTGA
- a CDS encoding phosphoribosyltransferase translates to MAEKHYITAQSLLEDSFRLGAQILNSGFRPTFMIAVWRGGAPIGIAVQEFLDYHGVHTDHIAVRTSSYHGIDQQSRTVRVHGLNYLVKHVTHDDELLIVDDVFDTGRSVVAIIEELRQRARLNTPHDIRVAVPYYKPARNEVGWAPEYYIHETDAWLKYPHSLEGLTPEEIASNRPELHAILAPHLE, encoded by the coding sequence ATGGCTGAGAAACACTACATCACCGCGCAGAGTCTGCTCGAGGACTCCTTCCGGCTGGGTGCGCAGATCCTGAACTCCGGCTTCCGGCCCACCTTTATGATTGCGGTGTGGCGCGGTGGCGCACCCATCGGCATCGCCGTCCAGGAGTTTCTGGATTACCATGGCGTGCATACGGATCACATTGCCGTCCGGACGTCATCCTATCACGGCATCGATCAGCAGAGCCGCACCGTGCGCGTGCACGGGCTCAATTATCTGGTCAAGCACGTCACCCACGACGACGAGCTGCTGATCGTCGACGACGTCTTCGATACCGGCCGCTCCGTGGTGGCCATCATCGAGGAGCTGCGTCAGCGGGCGCGGCTGAATACCCCCCACGACATCCGTGTGGCCGTGCCGTATTACAAGCCGGCCCGCAACGAGGTGGGCTGGGCCCCCGAGTATTACATCCACGAAACCGACGCGTGGCTGAAGTACCCGCACTCGCTGGAAGGGCTGACGCCGGAGGAGATCGCCAGCAACCGCCCGGAGCTGCACGCGATCCTGGCACCGCATCTGGAGTAG
- a CDS encoding LacI family DNA-binding transcriptional regulator, with amino-acid sequence MANRRSGRVNARDVARAAGVSQSAVSRTFTPGASIAAETRQRVIAAARELGYRPNAFARSLITRRSRMVGLVLADLDNPFYARMLEAVSRELQAAGHHVMLFFTDRGEADDALQEILQYPVAGLLMASATLSSALARECAEAGIPVVLVNRDVPDAPTVSVTADNEAGGAAVGDFLARAGHQRVAFIAGDPEASTSRDREHGFREALARHGLTCHARAVGNYTREGAREAARTLFRVNAPPDAVFVANDYMAFAVMDTLRGELGLRVPEDVSVVGYDDVTQAAWGAYNLTTVTQPTDTMVSTAVTALLDSIRDGAPGRERRVIAGELVVRRSSRCPQNR; translated from the coding sequence ATGGCAAACCGGCGCAGCGGCCGGGTCAACGCACGGGATGTGGCCCGCGCCGCCGGGGTTTCGCAGTCCGCCGTCAGCCGCACGTTCACGCCCGGCGCCAGCATCGCGGCGGAAACCCGGCAGCGGGTAATCGCCGCGGCGCGTGAACTGGGCTACCGGCCCAACGCCTTCGCCCGCTCCCTGATCACGCGGCGCTCGCGCATGGTCGGCCTGGTGCTGGCGGATCTCGACAACCCCTTCTACGCCCGCATGCTGGAAGCCGTCTCCAGGGAGCTCCAGGCGGCGGGACACCACGTCATGCTGTTCTTCACCGACCGGGGCGAGGCGGACGACGCCCTGCAGGAGATCCTGCAGTACCCGGTGGCGGGGCTGCTGATGGCGTCGGCCACACTCTCGTCAGCGCTGGCCCGGGAGTGCGCCGAGGCCGGCATCCCCGTGGTGCTGGTCAACCGGGACGTGCCCGATGCCCCTACCGTGAGTGTCACCGCGGACAACGAGGCCGGCGGCGCGGCGGTGGGCGACTTCCTGGCCCGGGCCGGCCACCAGCGCGTGGCGTTCATTGCCGGCGATCCGGAGGCCTCCACCAGCCGCGACCGCGAACACGGGTTCCGCGAGGCCCTGGCCCGCCACGGCCTCACCTGCCACGCCCGCGCCGTGGGCAACTACACCCGCGAGGGCGCCCGCGAGGCCGCGCGCACCCTGTTCCGGGTAAACGCCCCGCCGGACGCGGTCTTCGTCGCCAATGACTACATGGCCTTCGCGGTCATGGACACCCTGCGCGGGGAGCTGGGCCTGCGCGTGCCGGAGGATGTCTCGGTGGTGGGCTACGACGATGTGACCCAGGCGGCCTGGGGCGCCTACAATCTGACCACCGTCACCCAGCCCACGGACACCATGGTCAGCACGGCCGTGACCGCATTGCTCGACAGCATCCGTGACGGCGCACCGGGACGTGAGCGCCGCGTCATCGCCGGCGAGCTCGTGGTCCGCAGGTCGAGCCGGTGCCCCCAGAACCGTTAG
- the hisD gene encoding histidinol dehydrogenase, which translates to MAQKLKTGKEPSEVAEADAKVRAIVENALTDIDKRGDAAVRELSAQFDNWSPQSWRLSETEIQQALSEVSRSDLDDIRFAQEQIRTFAEHQKASLQDLEVETHPGVVLGHRNIPVDAVGCYVPAGKYPMVASAHMSVLTAKVAGVERVVAATPPSGGRPHPAIIAAMHLAGADEILILGGVQAIGAMAIGTETIDPVDMLVGPGNMFVAEAKRQLFGRVGIDLFAGPTETLVIADDTVDAELCAVDLLGQAEHGPTSPAVLLTDSEQLARETIAEVERQLQVLPTADVARDSWAEYGEVILCDSREEMVREANRLAFEHVQIMTRDDDYFFNYLRNFGSLFIGPRTNVAYGDKVIGTNHTLPTKRAARYTGGLWVGKFMKTCTYQRVLTDEASTRMGEYCSRLCHLEGFSGHGEQANIRVRRYGGRDVEPYGAAR; encoded by the coding sequence ATGGCCCAGAAACTGAAGACCGGGAAAGAACCCAGCGAGGTGGCCGAGGCGGACGCCAAAGTCCGCGCCATCGTGGAGAACGCGCTGACAGACATCGATAAACGCGGCGACGCCGCGGTGCGCGAACTCTCCGCGCAATTCGACAACTGGTCGCCACAGAGCTGGCGGCTGAGTGAGACTGAGATCCAGCAGGCGCTCAGCGAAGTGTCCCGGTCCGACCTGGACGACATCCGCTTCGCACAGGAGCAGATCCGTACCTTCGCGGAGCACCAGAAGGCGTCCCTCCAGGACCTGGAGGTGGAAACGCATCCCGGCGTCGTCCTGGGGCACAGGAACATCCCCGTGGATGCCGTTGGCTGCTACGTGCCCGCCGGCAAGTACCCCATGGTGGCGTCGGCCCACATGAGCGTGCTGACTGCCAAGGTGGCTGGCGTCGAGCGCGTGGTGGCCGCCACGCCGCCGAGCGGCGGCCGCCCGCATCCGGCCATTATTGCCGCCATGCACCTGGCCGGCGCCGACGAGATCCTGATCCTGGGCGGTGTCCAGGCCATCGGCGCCATGGCCATCGGCACCGAGACCATCGACCCGGTGGACATGCTGGTGGGCCCGGGCAACATGTTCGTGGCCGAGGCCAAGCGGCAGCTGTTCGGCCGCGTCGGCATTGACCTGTTCGCCGGCCCCACGGAGACGCTGGTCATCGCCGACGACACCGTGGATGCCGAACTGTGTGCCGTGGACCTGCTCGGCCAGGCCGAACACGGGCCCACCTCCCCCGCCGTCCTGCTCACGGACTCGGAGCAGCTGGCGCGGGAGACCATCGCCGAGGTGGAGCGCCAGCTCCAGGTGCTGCCCACCGCCGACGTGGCCCGGGACTCCTGGGCGGAGTACGGCGAGGTCATCCTCTGCGATTCCCGCGAGGAGATGGTGCGCGAGGCCAACCGCCTGGCCTTCGAGCACGTGCAGATCATGACCCGCGACGACGACTACTTCTTCAACTACCTGCGCAACTTCGGCTCGCTGTTCATCGGCCCGCGCACCAACGTCGCCTACGGCGACAAGGTGATCGGCACCAACCACACCCTGCCCACCAAGCGTGCCGCGCGCTATACCGGCGGCCTGTGGGTCGGCAAGTTCATGAAGACCTGCACCTACCAGCGCGTGCTGACCGACGAGGCCTCGACACGCATGGGCGAGTACTGCTCGCGGCTGTGTCACCTGGAGGGCTTCTCCGGCCACGGCGAGCAGGCCAACATCCGCGTACGGCGCTACGGCGGCCGCGACGTGGAGCCCTATGGCGCGGCGCGCTGA